A single window of Tepidamorphus gemmatus DNA harbors:
- a CDS encoding thermonuclease family protein: MDRLLFLFAAVLLQPCPAALAEPLPGPVPAVVDRIVDGDTIAVRARIWPGQEVRVLVRVRGIDAPERRGRCEGERGLAARAAAAMATALADGGVTLLRVEPDKYGGRVIADVRLGDGGDLASLLLAMRAVRPYHGGVRTSWCAPG, encoded by the coding sequence ATGGATAGACTCCTGTTCCTCTTCGCCGCCGTCCTGTTGCAACCCTGTCCGGCAGCATTGGCCGAACCGCTTCCAGGCCCTGTCCCGGCCGTCGTCGACCGCATCGTCGACGGCGACACGATCGCAGTCAGGGCGCGGATCTGGCCGGGGCAGGAGGTGCGTGTGCTGGTGCGGGTCAGGGGCATCGACGCGCCGGAGCGGCGCGGGCGCTGCGAGGGGGAGCGTGGGCTCGCCGCGCGTGCCGCGGCCGCGATGGCCACGGCGTTGGCCGATGGCGGCGTCACGCTGCTGCGGGTCGAGCCCGACAAGTATGGCGGGCGGGTGATCGCGGATGTCAGGCTGGGCGACGGCGGCGATCTGGCCTCGCTGCTGCTCGCCATGCGCGCGGTTCGGCCCTATCACGGCGGCGTGCGGACCTCATGGTGCGCGCCGGGCTGA
- a CDS encoding DUF1674 domain-containing protein, which translates to MTSDDTPSDTPEARRKAAAARALAEAEARRAAAAADAATRPPEVNGPAGPEPTRYGDWERKGIASDF; encoded by the coding sequence ATGACATCAGACGACACGCCATCCGACACGCCGGAGGCCCGCCGCAAGGCCGCGGCCGCCCGCGCGCTCGCCGAGGCGGAGGCGCGCCGGGCCGCTGCGGCCGCCGACGCCGCCACGCGCCCCCCCGAGGTCAACGGGCCGGCCGGCCCCGAACCGACCCGCTACGGCGACTGGGAGAGGAAGGGCATCGCGAGCGATTTCTGA
- the htpX gene encoding zinc metalloprotease HtpX: MAGYTRTAILLAGMTALFMGVGYLIGGGGGMMIALLVALAMNAFSYWNSDKLVLHMYGAREVDARSAPELYGLVRELAENAGLPMPKVYIIDNPQPNAFATGRNPQHAAVAATTGILRTLSREELAGVMAHELAHIKHHDTLIMTVTATIAGAISMLANFALFFGGGNNRNNPLGLIGMILLMFLAPLAAMIVQMAISRSREYEADRVGAEICGQPMWLASALAKIAGAVQRIPNEQAEHNPATAHMFIVNPLHGERMDNLFSTHPATENRIARLRAMAAGGMGGGPVREGPRTARVAPGRGGSVPPIGPRGPWS; the protein is encoded by the coding sequence ATGGCGGGTTACACCAGGACAGCCATCCTGCTTGCCGGGATGACCGCCCTGTTCATGGGAGTCGGCTATCTGATCGGTGGCGGCGGCGGCATGATGATCGCCCTGCTCGTCGCTCTCGCCATGAACGCATTCAGCTACTGGAACTCCGACAAGCTGGTGCTGCACATGTACGGCGCCCGCGAGGTCGACGCGCGCTCGGCGCCGGAGCTGTACGGCCTGGTGCGGGAACTGGCCGAGAATGCCGGCCTGCCGATGCCGAAGGTCTACATAATCGACAATCCGCAGCCCAACGCCTTCGCCACCGGCCGCAATCCGCAGCACGCCGCGGTTGCCGCCACCACCGGCATCCTCAGGACGCTGAGCCGCGAGGAACTGGCCGGCGTGATGGCGCACGAACTCGCCCACATCAAGCATCATGACACGCTGATCATGACGGTGACCGCGACGATCGCGGGCGCGATCTCGATGCTGGCCAATTTCGCGCTGTTCTTCGGCGGCGGCAACAACCGCAACAACCCGCTCGGCCTGATCGGCATGATCCTGCTCATGTTCCTGGCCCCTCTGGCGGCGATGATCGTGCAGATGGCGATCTCGCGGTCGCGCGAATACGAGGCCGACCGGGTGGGTGCCGAGATCTGCGGCCAGCCGATGTGGCTCGCCTCCGCGCTTGCCAAGATCGCCGGTGCGGTGCAGCGGATCCCCAACGAGCAGGCCGAGCACAATCCCGCCACCGCCCACATGTTCATCGTGAACCCGCTGCACGGCGAGCGGATGGACAATCTGTTCTCGACCCATCCGGCCACCGAGAACCGCATCGCCAGGCTGCGCGCAATGGCCGCGGGCGGCATGGGCGGCGGACCGGTGCGGGAGGGACCGCGTACGGCAAGGGTCGCGCCGGGCCGCGGTGGATCGGTGCCGCCGATCGGGCCGCGCGGCCCCTGGAGCTGA
- a CDS encoding RsmB/NOP family class I SAM-dependent RNA methyltransferase: MAQRVSNKVSRRVRASRPVREPAGLAARRIAVDIVADTLAGRQALDAAIDAEHGHAGLAGLETRDRGFVKALVTGTFRRRGQILDALARYLDRPLPRSAGRTGAILEVAAFQILFLDTAAHAAVDTAVTLAAEDRSARHFKGLVNAVLRRLATARADVLALQDPVALNTPAWLASRWQTAYGEATARAIAAIHLEEPPLDLTVRGDAADWAARLGGSLLPTGTVRLSRAGEVGALAGYAEGAWWIQDAAAALPARLLGDVSGMRVADLCAAPGGKTAQLAAAGARVVALDRSVGRLERLKANLRRLGLAAETVVADATAWQTTEPFDAVLLDAPCSATGTLRRHPDIAWTRRDGEIARLAGLQARLLDRAAALLRPGGVLVYATCSLEPEEGEAQVAALLTRDASLIRRPVQPGEIPGLEGLLTPAGDLRTLPCGPADGRFPGGLDGFYAARLVRPG; this comes from the coding sequence GTGGCGCAACGCGTCTCCAACAAGGTTTCCCGACGCGTCCGGGCGTCCCGCCCGGTCCGGGAACCGGCCGGCCTGGCCGCGCGGCGCATTGCGGTCGACATCGTTGCCGACACGCTCGCCGGGCGGCAGGCGCTCGACGCGGCGATAGACGCCGAGCACGGGCACGCCGGCCTCGCCGGGCTGGAGACGCGCGACCGCGGCTTCGTCAAGGCGCTGGTGACCGGCACGTTCCGCCGGCGCGGGCAGATTCTCGACGCGCTGGCGCGGTACCTCGATCGGCCGCTGCCGAGATCGGCCGGACGCACCGGCGCGATCCTCGAAGTCGCCGCCTTTCAGATCCTGTTCCTTGACACGGCCGCCCATGCCGCCGTCGACACCGCCGTGACGCTTGCCGCGGAGGATCGTTCGGCCCGGCATTTCAAGGGCCTTGTCAATGCCGTCCTGCGCCGGCTGGCCACTGCCCGCGCTGATGTCCTGGCGCTCCAGGATCCAGTCGCCCTGAACACCCCAGCCTGGCTCGCCAGCCGCTGGCAGACGGCCTACGGCGAGGCGACGGCCCGGGCCATCGCCGCCATCCATCTCGAGGAGCCGCCGCTCGACCTCACGGTCCGCGGCGACGCCGCGGACTGGGCCGCGCGGCTCGGCGGCTCGCTGCTGCCGACCGGCACGGTCCGGCTTTCCCGGGCCGGCGAGGTCGGCGCGCTGGCGGGCTACGCCGAGGGGGCCTGGTGGATCCAAGATGCTGCGGCCGCCCTGCCCGCCAGACTGCTCGGCGATGTCTCCGGGATGCGGGTCGCCGACCTGTGCGCGGCACCGGGCGGCAAGACCGCGCAGCTTGCCGCGGCCGGCGCGCGCGTCGTCGCGCTCGACCGCTCGGTCGGCCGTCTGGAACGGCTGAAGGCCAATCTGCGTCGGCTCGGACTCGCCGCGGAGACGGTGGTGGCAGACGCGACGGCCTGGCAGACCACCGAGCCGTTCGACGCGGTGCTGCTTGACGCACCCTGTTCGGCGACCGGGACGCTGCGCCGCCATCCCGATATCGCCTGGACGCGCCGCGATGGCGAGATCGCCCGCCTCGCCGGACTGCAGGCACGGCTGCTCGATCGGGCAGCCGCGCTGCTGAGGCCGGGCGGCGTGCTGGTCTACGCGACCTGCTCGCTCGAACCGGAAGAAGGCGAGGCCCAGGTCGCCGCGCTGCTGACGCGGGACGCGTCGCTGATCCGCCGGCCCGTGCAGCCGGGCGAAATTCCGGGGCTGGAGGGCCTGCTGACGCCGGCCGGCGACCTGCGCACGCTTCCGTGCGGGCCAGCAGACGGCCGCTTTCCCGGCGGACTCGACGGCTTCTACGCCGCGCGGCTCGTGCGCCCTGGCTGA
- a CDS encoding heparinase II/III family protein produces MAGIALGDRLRISAILTAHQLRALAAAAYSSPLYRWRLSGGASDRLLIAPQDLRTADPTMAIDIYHGRFSLAGSVAETAGESPFALKPPNVEWHRALHGFGWLRDLRAADTELARIQARALISDWMSLYGSWDAGVWDPVVTARRLISWFSHSPLVLKGADHAFYRRFMRSISRQTRHLARAGSEAPDGAPKLLAAIALCYAGLCMHNRQRLLRQASRWLADELARQILPDGGHISRNPEVLIDLLLDLLPLRQTFAARDVAPPPALTSAIDRMMPMLRFFRHGDGTLAHFNGMGPTYPDVMATLLAYDDARGRPVSGAPHSGYQRIEAGDVVVLIDTGPPPPPRLSREAHAGCLSFEMSAGLERIIVNCGVPPFGSRRWRTVSRSTAAHSTATLDDTSSCRFASAAIVVDRLGPIILSGPRHVPVERRDEEIVSVVASHDGYRGDFGIQHERRLTVSADGDRIEGEDIFSAIGGRATADPTYAVRFHLHPQVRASRTRDGTHVVLALPSGSAWEFFAGGAEISIEESVYLGGVEGPRRSEQIVVHGRCRHVPRVSWRLRRIERQTRRRRDSAPGEDELPFGAPETDAQDVAPSESGTGELAG; encoded by the coding sequence ATGGCCGGCATTGCACTGGGTGACCGCCTGCGGATCAGTGCCATTCTCACCGCGCATCAGTTGCGCGCGCTTGCCGCCGCTGCCTATTCCAGTCCGCTCTATCGCTGGCGTCTGTCGGGCGGCGCCTCGGACCGGCTGCTGATTGCCCCGCAGGATTTGCGGACCGCCGACCCGACGATGGCGATCGACATCTATCACGGCCGCTTCTCGCTGGCCGGATCGGTGGCCGAGACCGCGGGCGAATCACCCTTCGCGCTGAAGCCGCCGAACGTCGAATGGCATCGGGCCCTGCACGGTTTCGGCTGGCTGCGCGATCTGCGCGCCGCCGATACCGAACTGGCGCGGATCCAGGCCCGCGCACTGATCAGCGACTGGATGTCGCTGTATGGAAGCTGGGATGCCGGGGTGTGGGATCCCGTGGTCACAGCGCGGCGGCTCATCTCCTGGTTCAGCCATTCCCCGCTGGTGCTGAAGGGTGCCGATCACGCGTTCTACCGCCGGTTCATGCGCTCGATCTCGCGGCAGACACGCCATCTTGCGCGCGCCGGCAGCGAGGCGCCGGACGGGGCGCCGAAGCTGCTGGCCGCGATCGCGCTCTGCTATGCCGGACTGTGCATGCACAACCGTCAGCGGCTGCTCCGCCAGGCCTCGCGCTGGCTTGCGGACGAGCTCGCCCGCCAGATCCTTCCCGATGGCGGACATATCAGCCGCAACCCGGAGGTGCTGATCGACCTACTGCTCGACCTGTTGCCGCTGCGCCAGACCTTCGCTGCCCGCGACGTTGCGCCGCCGCCAGCGCTGACATCGGCGATCGACCGGATGATGCCGATGCTGCGTTTCTTCCGGCACGGCGACGGCACGCTTGCCCACTTCAACGGCATGGGGCCGACCTATCCGGATGTCATGGCGACCCTACTGGCCTACGACGATGCGCGCGGCAGGCCGGTCTCCGGCGCGCCGCATTCCGGCTACCAGCGGATCGAGGCCGGCGACGTGGTCGTGCTGATCGACACCGGCCCGCCGCCGCCGCCCAGGCTGAGCCGCGAGGCGCATGCCGGCTGCCTGTCCTTCGAGATGTCGGCGGGCCTCGAACGAATCATCGTCAACTGCGGCGTCCCGCCGTTCGGCAGCCGGCGATGGCGAACCGTGTCGCGGTCCACCGCCGCCCATTCGACGGCGACGCTCGACGACACCTCGTCCTGCCGGTTCGCCTCCGCCGCGATCGTCGTCGACCGGCTCGGACCGATCATCCTGTCGGGGCCGCGCCACGTGCCGGTCGAGCGGCGCGACGAGGAGATCGTCAGCGTTGTGGCGAGCCACGACGGCTATCGTGGCGATTTCGGCATCCAGCACGAACGGCGCCTGACGGTCAGTGCCGACGGCGACCGCATCGAGGGCGAGGACATCTTCTCGGCGATCGGAGGCCGCGCCACGGCCGATCCGACCTACGCGGTCCGCTTCCACCTGCACCCGCAGGTGCGGGCCAGCCGAACCCGGGACGGCACGCATGTCGTGCTCGCGCTGCCCAGTGGCTCGGCCTGGGAATTCTTCGCCGGTGGCGCCGAGATCAGCATCGAGGAGAGCGTCTATCTCGGCGGGGTCGAGGGTCCGCGCCGCAGCGAACAGATCGTCGTGCACGGCCGCTGCCGGCATGTGCCTCGGGTGAGCTGGCGACTGCGGCGCATCGAGCGCCAGACGCGACGGCGCCGCGACAGCGCGCCCGGCGAGGACGAACTGCCGTTCGGCGCGCCGGAGACCGACGCGCAGGACGTCGCACCGTCCGAGAGCGGCACGGGCGAGCTTGCCGGGTGA
- the purH gene encoding bifunctional phosphoribosylaminoimidazolecarboxamide formyltransferase/IMP cyclohydrolase has product MPPMTDPVPVRRALVSVSDKTGIVDFARALAGQGIEILSTGGTALVLKEAGLAVTDVATVTGFPEMLDGRVKTLHPRVHGGLLADRAKPGHMAALAAHGIAPIDLLAINLYPFEATLARGAAFDECIENIDIGGPAMIRAAAKNHASVAVLVDPADYAGVIAEIAAGGTRAETRRRLAAKAFARTAAYDAAISRWFAAEVGEATPTWISFAGTLIEELRYGENPHQRAAFYRCADARTGVATARQLQGKALSYNNINDTDAALELVAEFDPAVSAAVAIIKHANPCGVAVGPSLKDAYTKALRCDPVSAFGGVVALNRALDAEAARAIVEIFTEVIVAPEATPEAIEIVAARKNLRLLVTGGLPDPAAPGLAVRSVAGGLLVQSRDAGRLELGALKVVTRRAPSERELSDLLFAWRVAKHVKSNAIVYAKDGATAGIGAGQMSRVDSARIAALKSAEAAEAAGLARPLAEGSVVASDAFFPFADGLIAAAAAGATAVIQPGGSMRDEEVIAAADEKGLAMVFTGMRHFRH; this is encoded by the coding sequence ATGCCGCCGATGACCGATCCCGTCCCTGTCCGCCGTGCTCTCGTCTCGGTTTCCGACAAGACCGGCATCGTCGATTTCGCCCGCGCGCTGGCTGGCCAGGGAATCGAGATCCTGTCGACCGGCGGGACGGCCCTCGTGCTGAAGGAGGCCGGGCTCGCCGTGACTGACGTCGCCACCGTGACCGGCTTTCCCGAGATGCTCGACGGTCGTGTGAAGACGCTGCATCCGCGTGTGCATGGCGGCCTGCTGGCCGACCGTGCCAAGCCCGGCCACATGGCCGCGCTCGCGGCGCACGGCATTGCGCCGATCGACCTTCTCGCGATCAACCTCTATCCCTTCGAGGCAACGCTCGCCCGCGGCGCCGCGTTCGACGAGTGCATCGAGAACATCGACATCGGCGGACCGGCGATGATCCGTGCTGCCGCCAAGAACCACGCCTCGGTCGCCGTGCTGGTCGACCCGGCCGACTATGCCGGGGTGATCGCCGAGATCGCCGCGGGCGGCACGCGGGCCGAAACGCGCCGCCGCCTCGCCGCGAAGGCCTTTGCCCGCACCGCTGCCTATGACGCGGCGATCTCGCGGTGGTTCGCCGCCGAGGTCGGCGAGGCCACGCCGACCTGGATCAGCTTCGCCGGCACGCTCATCGAGGAGCTGCGCTACGGCGAGAACCCGCACCAGCGGGCAGCATTCTACCGCTGCGCCGACGCCCGGACCGGCGTCGCCACCGCCCGGCAACTGCAGGGCAAGGCGCTGTCCTACAACAACATCAACGATACCGATGCCGCGCTTGAGCTGGTCGCCGAGTTCGATCCGGCGGTCAGCGCCGCCGTGGCGATCATCAAGCACGCCAATCCGTGCGGCGTCGCGGTCGGCCCGTCGCTCAAGGACGCCTATACCAAGGCGCTGCGCTGCGACCCTGTCTCCGCCTTCGGCGGCGTCGTCGCGTTGAACCGCGCGCTGGATGCGGAGGCGGCACGGGCGATCGTCGAGATCTTCACCGAGGTGATCGTCGCCCCCGAGGCGACACCGGAGGCGATCGAGATCGTCGCCGCGCGGAAGAATCTGCGGCTGCTGGTCACCGGCGGGCTGCCGGACCCGGCCGCGCCCGGCCTTGCCGTCCGCTCGGTCGCCGGCGGGTTGCTGGTGCAGTCGCGCGATGCCGGGCGGCTGGAACTCGGCGCGTTGAAGGTCGTCACCAGGCGCGCGCCCAGCGAGCGCGAACTGTCCGATCTGCTGTTCGCCTGGCGGGTGGCCAAGCACGTCAAGTCGAACGCCATCGTCTATGCGAAGGACGGCGCCACCGCCGGCATCGGCGCCGGCCAGATGAGCCGCGTCGATTCGGCCCGGATCGCCGCTCTGAAATCGGCGGAGGCGGCCGAGGCGGCCGGGCTTGCCCGACCGCTCGCGGAAGGCTCCGTGGTCGCCTCCGACGCCTTCTTCCCGTTTGCGGATGGCCTGATCGCCGCCGCTGCCGCCGGCGCCACCGCGGTGATCCAGCCCGGCGGTTCGATGCGCGACGAGGAGGTGATCGCGGCAGCCGACGAGAAGGGCCTTGCCATGGTGTTCACCGGCATGCGCCACTTCCGCCACTGA
- a CDS encoding dienelactone hydrolase family protein, which yields MRWRRAAGWTAGVLAVILAAGGIFVWLSLNGSLTRKYTPEALIALLAPHIVVVKPEGDGPFPAVLMYSGCEGLWDGAQRRPLMGIYADIAVSEGVVAIIVDSLKPRGIDSSQAYRLVCPGLAVRGAARAGDVAVTIAWARALPFVNPEKIALAGWSHGGWAIMDMLAMRPDSETPQSLTAWPDDTFAGLRGMFLVYPYCGFPALAPWRGFAEPLPAWAIHGTDDATADPAPCDRAYGHLVAAGVPVAVEVVEGATHAFDRPDVLPGSSSKYDPAFAAIAHDQFRRFLREVLLAPWQ from the coding sequence ATGCGCTGGCGGCGGGCAGCGGGATGGACTGCAGGTGTGCTGGCGGTGATCCTCGCGGCCGGCGGCATCTTCGTGTGGCTGAGCCTGAACGGCAGCCTTACCCGGAAATACACACCCGAGGCGCTGATCGCGCTGCTCGCCCCGCACATCGTCGTGGTCAAGCCCGAGGGCGACGGGCCGTTCCCCGCGGTGCTGATGTACAGTGGCTGCGAGGGGCTATGGGACGGCGCGCAGCGCCGCCCGCTGATGGGCATCTATGCCGACATTGCCGTCAGCGAGGGGGTCGTTGCGATCATCGTCGACAGCCTCAAGCCGCGCGGCATCGATTCGTCGCAAGCCTACCGTCTGGTCTGTCCGGGGCTGGCGGTACGCGGCGCGGCGCGGGCCGGCGACGTCGCGGTGACGATTGCGTGGGCGCGGGCGCTTCCCTTCGTCAACCCCGAGAAGATCGCGCTCGCCGGCTGGAGTCATGGCGGCTGGGCGATCATGGACATGCTGGCGATGCGACCCGACAGCGAGACGCCGCAGAGCCTCACCGCCTGGCCGGACGACACCTTCGCCGGCCTGCGCGGCATGTTCCTCGTCTATCCCTATTGCGGCTTTCCGGCGCTGGCGCCCTGGCGCGGCTTCGCCGAGCCGCTGCCCGCCTGGGCAATCCACGGCACCGACGACGCGACCGCCGATCCCGCGCCCTGCGACCGGGCCTACGGCCATCTCGTCGCAGCCGGCGTGCCCGTCGCGGTCGAGGTCGTCGAGGGGGCGACACATGCCTTCGATCGCCCCGATGTGCTGCCAGGCTCGTCCTCCAAATACGACCCGGCCTTCGCCGCGATCGCCCACGACCAGTTCCGCCGCTTCCTGCGCGAGGTGCTGCTCGCGCCGTGGCAATAG